A portion of the Hylaeus volcanicus isolate JK05 unplaced genomic scaffold, UHH_iyHylVolc1.0_haploid 12237, whole genome shotgun sequence genome contains these proteins:
- the LOC128883617 gene encoding uncharacterized protein LOC128883617 isoform X3, which produces MQFVGNLVDRAMFPGTDTSYYEGSFEELFFISMESTKIPCALLPFRRGSPFLIIYAHGNGTDIGDIVQKLQCLSTSLQAHILTFDYPGYGCFSGNADMALVDKVMDRLVDFAKTSLHWPLQNIILFGCSIGTGPCTRFARNVAVHRKLKMTSQPAFSTNHSKSKHKNKKVPLQDNENTQDIGGLILQCPYRSIRHAAEKFIGNFMSRLFVETRWNIEDEVQDCSCPVLWIHGKKDELFDWKGSEKMYNQYSNSLKMLQVSETATHLSFNFTQDIVIPVRHFIDSMVYKGIRPVNHYIYWKNLPLQRFKPPSSITCAIPILPPSVSVTIYDLTQTKNSCQRQRQLCRSQPASTEDFRQVLSDMEDHNYSESPYCSEEVPSFLLSKYQYPNSEKYTHSYFSKENITLSQKSTVDLNKSFARMELYRQHQCNMLQTHTCQDEPTNLYSGQGENSQARVDEKKHIKCRVPYDIRYLQHLWPLNSLRSHIQKSTIHLAYTMLKEAMGRKLYLQIHEELYKARDWVRRFYSMRCRHFLGIDLVYRKQKSSNGETIAGLLGMTIAGRFIQLSSNSKFLGCVSVEKFSFILDSITNQSTSSAFPDLVYSQPDYLIFPMFSPKADIIFSLTCWLVEMASKLSKIQAYPATLTFQMFSQHITNSEADMMRLQNLSETILYDFCMQYRRPSIERLSLHLGNFVCFGWDQLLGIVFKRFWPWFQQRAQLFVDLPTTECCIEKEYYTKIRKKKKLSNKKKHPKPWFQAFGWSLYRNWFSNRSLCHGIYLKNLYLENDGDFHEVSEKISTNQQILSHKICQWHNILSKNPVTTSGTSSYVNSTPCNNLNIVTTESNTLIQNNSQAFSNHENFTSSNNMFDLLQNELQSHASHLTACLKSALCTDNFLQNSQNNTHFQNINESTVKEKYFNVFSSFSEILMSYSHQNMYTHTAKNKYLLFQLTDRLLDPEFFCSPFLKLKKNDLCSKIANKWITFLLTSSGGVCLTKASRYQLQSEINEDRMQYAERCREENNTITRATRYSICHHHLFHFVLTQPGRYYQRSTFVAIDSLWRLIEILSGVTVRPRETNDHWKNKSKKKNELDQPPSDNQKAVMLNVTLGLMLLRSLHTMTVSIARKTKLNLCTPPLPLNPNLIDTYPGVYYAHIRLFDELSFALKHCDLQKNDFCNTTLPSCGGYNIYASGWESGCYPSSETCLLASQLESIYAIFTEVLEGIDANTVSESISPLGSQGRLNFFDKHSNDVSLNIDDYLTQKKSNFLKKDNGSWWFDNFEYLEDSKKTAITKCGSVETSTAASLRNEIFESPIISLQSSNITCGTLFSSNDVIERRTHETFLRKKKYNWVLFYTKIKSFRKTRIRVIRDTIHRKLISHS; this is translated from the exons atgcaatttgttggaaatttggtTGATCGGGCAATGTTTCCCGGAACGGACACCTCTTATTATGAGGGATCAttcgaggaacttttttttatttcaatggaatCTACAAAAA TTCCTTGCGCCTTACTACCATTCAGAAGAGGCTCtccttttcttattatttacgCACATGGCAATGGAACTGATATTG GAGATATCGTGCAAAAACTACAATGTCTTTCTACGTCTCTTCAAGCGCATATTTTAACGTTTGATTATCcag GTTATGGTTGTTTTAGTGGTAATGCTGATATGGCATTAGTTGACAAGGTTATGGATAGGCTTGTGGATTTTGCGAAAACCAGTTTACATTGGCCGTTAcagaacataattttatttgg GTGTTCGATAGGTACGGGTCCGTGCACACGTTTTGCCCGTAATGTCGCCGttcatagaaaattgaaaatgactTCTCAGCCAGCTTTCTCTACAAATCACTCCAAATCCAAGCAC aaaaacaaaaaagttccATTGCAAGACAATGAAAACACACAAGACATTGGCGGTCTTATTTTACAG tgCCCTTATCGCTCTATACGCCATGCTGCGGAAAAGTTTATCGGAAATTTCATGTCACGGTTATTTGTTGAAACGCGCTGGAATATTGAAGATGAGGTACAGGACTGCTCGTGTCCTGTATTGTGGATCCATG GTAAGAAAGATGAACTATTTGATTGGAAGGGATCCGAAAAAATGTACAACCAGTATTCTAACTCCCTAAAAATG ttACAAGTTTCAGAAACAGCAACCCATTTGTCATTCAATTTTACGCAAGATATTGTCATTCCTGTACGACACTTCATAGATTCCATG GTATATAAAGGTATTCGACCTGTAAAccattatatttattggaaaaatctCCCCCTCCAAAGATTCAAGCCACCTTCATCAATAACCTGTGCAATACCAATTTTGCCGCCATCCGTTTCAGTTACTATATATGATTTGACTCAGACTAAAAACTCGTGTCAGAGACAAAGACAGTTGTGTAGATCTCAACCTGCTTCAACAGAAGATTTTCGTCAAGTTTTATCAGACATGGAAGATCACAATTATTCCGAGTCTCCCTATTGTTCAGAAGAAGTACCTAGTTTTCTTCTGTCAAAGTATCAATATCCTAACAGTGAAAAATACACACATTCATACTTTTCAAAA GAGAATATAACGCTGAGTCAAAAATCTACGGTTGATTTAAACAAGAGTTTTGCAAGAATGGAACTGTATCGACAACACCAGTGTAACATGTTACAAACA CACACATGTCAAGATGAACCAACAAACCTTTATTCGGGTCAAGGGGAAAACTCCCAAGCGCGAGTTgatgaaaagaaacatataAAATGCCGAGTTCCCTACGACATAAGATATCTTCAGCATCTTTGGCCCCTAAATTCACTGCGCTCTCATATTCAAAAATCAACCATTCATTTAGCCTACACCATGCTTAAAGAAGCCATGGGCCGAAAACTTTACCTACAAATTCATG AAGAATTGTACAAGGCAAGGGATTGGGTCAGGCGGTTTTATAGTATGCGATGTCGTCATTTTCTCGGAATAGATTTAGtatatagaaaacaaaagtCTTCGAATGGTGAAACAATCGCAGGTCTTTTAGGGATGACAATTGCAGGTCGTTTCATCCAATTATCTTctaattcaaaatttcttgGTTGTGTCTCTgttgaaaaattttcttttattttggattCCATTACAAACCAATCTACTTCGAGCGCATTTCCTGATTTGGTGTACAGTCAACCGgattatcttatttttcccATGTTTTCACCAAAAGCTgacattatattttctttaacctGTTGGTTAGTGGAGATGGCctcaaaattatcaaaaatccAAGCGTATCCTGCAACGTTaacatttcaaatgttttcTCAACATATCACTAATAGTGAGGCTGATATGATGAGACTGCAAAATTTGAGTGAGACTATACTTTATGATTTTTGTATGCAATATCGAAG ACCTTCTATTGAACGTCTTAGTCTGCATCTTGGAAACTTTGTCTGCTTTGGGTGGGATCAGTTATTGGGGAttgtttttaaacgtttctggCCTTGGTTTCAGCAACGTGCGCAGCTGTTTGTAGATTTACCTACTACGGAGTGCTgcattgaaaaagaatattacacCAAGATacgcaagaagaaaaaattatcaaacaaaaaaaaacatcctAAACCATGGTTTCAGGCTTTTGGTTGGTCATTATATCGAAATTGGTTTTCCAATAGATCATTATGCCacggtatttatttaaaaaatttatatctagAGAACGATGGAGATTTCCACGAAGTCTCCGAAAAAATATCGACAAACCAACAGATTCTTTCACATAAAATTTGTCAATGGCATAACATTCTTTCAAAGAACCCAGTCACAACAAGTGGTACATCGTCTTACGTGAATAGCACCCCTTgcaataatttgaatattgttaCTACTGAATCGAATActcttatacaaaataactcACAAGCTTTTTCCAACCACGAAAATTTCACATCCTCCAATAACATGTTTGACCTACTACAGAATGAACTACAATCCCATGCATCACATTTAACTGCTTGTTTAAAATCGGCTTTATGTACTGACAATTTCCTACAGAATTCACAAAACAATAcacattttcaaaacattaaTGAGTCAAcagttaaagaaaaatatttcaatgttttttcttctttttctgaaattcTTATGAGCTACTCTCACCAAAATATGT ACACACATACCGCAAAGAATAAgtatcttctttttcaattaacgGATCGTCTTCTAGATCCTGAATTTTTTTGCTCCCCATTTTTaaagctaaaaaaaaatgatttatgcTCTAAAATTGCTAACAAGTGGATAACTTTTTTACTTACATCTTCTG GTGGTGTTTGTCTTACAAAAGCTTCGCGGTATCAACTCCAGTCCGAAATCAATGAAGATAGAATGCAGTATGCTGAGCGTTGCcgagaagaaaacaatacaatAACTCGAGCTACCCGTTATTCTATATGTCATCatcatttgtttcatttcgtATTAACACAGCCGGGACGGTACTACCAACGCTCGACTTTTGTCGCCATT GATTCGTTATGGCGTCTCATTGAAATCCTAAGTGGAGTCACAGTTCGGCCTAGAGAAACGAACGACCactggaaaaataaaagtaaaaaaaaaaatgaattagaCCAACCGCCCTCAGACAACCAGAAAGCAGTGATG CTTAATGTAACGTTAGGACTAATGCTCCTTCGTAGCCTGCATACAATGACTGTTTCAATTGCGCGGAAAACTAAGCTAAATTTATGTACACCTCCATTACCTTTAAACCCAAATCTTATAGACACATACCCTGGAGTCTATTATGCACATATTCGTTTGTTTGATGAGTTGAGCTTTGCTCTTAAGCATTGTgatttacagaaaaatgacTTCTGTAATACAACTCTTCCGTCCTGTGGGGGTTATAATATTTACGCGTCTGGATGGGAATCTG GTTGTTATCCTTCCAGTGAGACGTGTCTTTTAGCGTCACAACTTGAATCAATATATGCTATCTTTACTGAAGTATTGGAAGGTATCGATGCAAATACTGTAAGTGAATCCATCTCTCCTTTAGGCTCACAAGGACGACTTAACTTTTTTGACAAACACTCAAATGACGTTTCGTTAAACATAGATGATTATCTAACtcagaaaaaaagtaattttcttaaaaaagatAATGGATCATGGTGGTttgataattttgaatatttagaaGATTCAAAAAAAACAGCTATTACTAAATGCGGAAGCGTTGAAACATCAACAGCAGCATCATTAcgcaatgaaatttttgaatcgCCTATTATAAGCTTACAGTCATCAAATATAACGTGTGGCACATTATTTTCCTCAAATGATGTTATCGAAAGAAGAACTCATGAAACTTTTctgagaaagaaaaagtataattgggttttgttttatacaaaaatcaaaagtTTTCGAAAGACACGTATTCGCGTCATACGTGACACCATTCATAGGAAGCTGATAAGTCActcataa
- the LOC128883617 gene encoding uncharacterized protein LOC128883617 isoform X1: MQFVGNLVDRAMFPGTDTSYYEGSFEELFFISMESTKIPCALLPFRRGSPFLIIYAHGNGTDIGDIVQKLQCLSTSLQAHILTFDYPGYGCFSGNADMALVDKVMDRLVDFAKTSLHWPLQNIILFGCSIGTGPCTRFARNVAVHRKLKMTSQPAFSTNHSKSKHKNKKVPLQDNENTQDIGGLILQCPYRSIRHAAEKFIGNFMSRLFVETRWNIEDEVQDCSCPVLWIHGKKDELFDWKGSEKMYNQYSNSLKMLQVSETATHLSFNFTQDIVIPVRHFIDSMVYKGIRPVNHYIYWKNLPLQRFKPPSSITCAIPILPPSVSVTIYDLTQTKNSCQRQRQLCRSQPASTEDFRQVLSDMEDHNYSESPYCSEEVPSFLLSKYQYPNSEKYTHSYFSKENITLSQKSTVDLNKSFARMELYRQHQCNMLQTVRYFNLDNNNKTFSKNILSHEKHTCQDEPTNLYSGQGENSQARVDEKKHIKCRVPYDIRYLQHLWPLNSLRSHIQKSTIHLAYTMLKEAMGRKLYLQIHEELYKARDWVRRFYSMRCRHFLGIDLVYRKQKSSNGETIAGLLGMTIAGRFIQLSSNSKFLGCVSVEKFSFILDSITNQSTSSAFPDLVYSQPDYLIFPMFSPKADIIFSLTCWLVEMASKLSKIQAYPATLTFQMFSQHITNSEADMMRLQNLSETILYDFCMQYRRPSIERLSLHLGNFVCFGWDQLLGIVFKRFWPWFQQRAQLFVDLPTTECCIEKEYYTKIRKKKKLSNKKKHPKPWFQAFGWSLYRNWFSNRSLCHGIYLKNLYLENDGDFHEVSEKISTNQQILSHKICQWHNILSKNPVTTSGTSSYVNSTPCNNLNIVTTESNTLIQNNSQAFSNHENFTSSNNMFDLLQNELQSHASHLTACLKSALCTDNFLQNSQNNTHFQNINESTVKEKYFNVFSSFSEILMSYSHQNMYTHTAKNKYLLFQLTDRLLDPEFFCSPFLKLKKNDLCSKIANKWITFLLTSSGGVCLTKASRYQLQSEINEDRMQYAERCREENNTITRATRYSICHHHLFHFVLTQPGRYYQRSTFVAIDSLWRLIEILSGVTVRPRETNDHWKNKSKKKNELDQPPSDNQKAVMLNVTLGLMLLRSLHTMTVSIARKTKLNLCTPPLPLNPNLIDTYPGVYYAHIRLFDELSFALKHCDLQKNDFCNTTLPSCGGYNIYASGWESGCYPSSETCLLASQLESIYAIFTEVLEGIDANTVSESISPLGSQGRLNFFDKHSNDVSLNIDDYLTQKKSNFLKKDNGSWWFDNFEYLEDSKKTAITKCGSVETSTAASLRNEIFESPIISLQSSNITCGTLFSSNDVIERRTHETFLRKKKYNWVLFYTKIKSFRKTRIRVIRDTIHRKLISHS, translated from the exons atgcaatttgttggaaatttggtTGATCGGGCAATGTTTCCCGGAACGGACACCTCTTATTATGAGGGATCAttcgaggaacttttttttatttcaatggaatCTACAAAAA TTCCTTGCGCCTTACTACCATTCAGAAGAGGCTCtccttttcttattatttacgCACATGGCAATGGAACTGATATTG GAGATATCGTGCAAAAACTACAATGTCTTTCTACGTCTCTTCAAGCGCATATTTTAACGTTTGATTATCcag GTTATGGTTGTTTTAGTGGTAATGCTGATATGGCATTAGTTGACAAGGTTATGGATAGGCTTGTGGATTTTGCGAAAACCAGTTTACATTGGCCGTTAcagaacataattttatttgg GTGTTCGATAGGTACGGGTCCGTGCACACGTTTTGCCCGTAATGTCGCCGttcatagaaaattgaaaatgactTCTCAGCCAGCTTTCTCTACAAATCACTCCAAATCCAAGCAC aaaaacaaaaaagttccATTGCAAGACAATGAAAACACACAAGACATTGGCGGTCTTATTTTACAG tgCCCTTATCGCTCTATACGCCATGCTGCGGAAAAGTTTATCGGAAATTTCATGTCACGGTTATTTGTTGAAACGCGCTGGAATATTGAAGATGAGGTACAGGACTGCTCGTGTCCTGTATTGTGGATCCATG GTAAGAAAGATGAACTATTTGATTGGAAGGGATCCGAAAAAATGTACAACCAGTATTCTAACTCCCTAAAAATG ttACAAGTTTCAGAAACAGCAACCCATTTGTCATTCAATTTTACGCAAGATATTGTCATTCCTGTACGACACTTCATAGATTCCATG GTATATAAAGGTATTCGACCTGTAAAccattatatttattggaaaaatctCCCCCTCCAAAGATTCAAGCCACCTTCATCAATAACCTGTGCAATACCAATTTTGCCGCCATCCGTTTCAGTTACTATATATGATTTGACTCAGACTAAAAACTCGTGTCAGAGACAAAGACAGTTGTGTAGATCTCAACCTGCTTCAACAGAAGATTTTCGTCAAGTTTTATCAGACATGGAAGATCACAATTATTCCGAGTCTCCCTATTGTTCAGAAGAAGTACCTAGTTTTCTTCTGTCAAAGTATCAATATCCTAACAGTGAAAAATACACACATTCATACTTTTCAAAA GAGAATATAACGCTGAGTCAAAAATCTACGGTTGATTTAAACAAGAGTTTTGCAAGAATGGAACTGTATCGACAACACCAGTGTAACATGTTACAAACAGTACGTTATTTTAATCTGGACAAcaacaataaaacattttcaaaaaatattttatcacatGAAAAGCACACATGTCAAGATGAACCAACAAACCTTTATTCGGGTCAAGGGGAAAACTCCCAAGCGCGAGTTgatgaaaagaaacatataAAATGCCGAGTTCCCTACGACATAAGATATCTTCAGCATCTTTGGCCCCTAAATTCACTGCGCTCTCATATTCAAAAATCAACCATTCATTTAGCCTACACCATGCTTAAAGAAGCCATGGGCCGAAAACTTTACCTACAAATTCATG AAGAATTGTACAAGGCAAGGGATTGGGTCAGGCGGTTTTATAGTATGCGATGTCGTCATTTTCTCGGAATAGATTTAGtatatagaaaacaaaagtCTTCGAATGGTGAAACAATCGCAGGTCTTTTAGGGATGACAATTGCAGGTCGTTTCATCCAATTATCTTctaattcaaaatttcttgGTTGTGTCTCTgttgaaaaattttcttttattttggattCCATTACAAACCAATCTACTTCGAGCGCATTTCCTGATTTGGTGTACAGTCAACCGgattatcttatttttcccATGTTTTCACCAAAAGCTgacattatattttctttaacctGTTGGTTAGTGGAGATGGCctcaaaattatcaaaaatccAAGCGTATCCTGCAACGTTaacatttcaaatgttttcTCAACATATCACTAATAGTGAGGCTGATATGATGAGACTGCAAAATTTGAGTGAGACTATACTTTATGATTTTTGTATGCAATATCGAAG ACCTTCTATTGAACGTCTTAGTCTGCATCTTGGAAACTTTGTCTGCTTTGGGTGGGATCAGTTATTGGGGAttgtttttaaacgtttctggCCTTGGTTTCAGCAACGTGCGCAGCTGTTTGTAGATTTACCTACTACGGAGTGCTgcattgaaaaagaatattacacCAAGATacgcaagaagaaaaaattatcaaacaaaaaaaaacatcctAAACCATGGTTTCAGGCTTTTGGTTGGTCATTATATCGAAATTGGTTTTCCAATAGATCATTATGCCacggtatttatttaaaaaatttatatctagAGAACGATGGAGATTTCCACGAAGTCTCCGAAAAAATATCGACAAACCAACAGATTCTTTCACATAAAATTTGTCAATGGCATAACATTCTTTCAAAGAACCCAGTCACAACAAGTGGTACATCGTCTTACGTGAATAGCACCCCTTgcaataatttgaatattgttaCTACTGAATCGAATActcttatacaaaataactcACAAGCTTTTTCCAACCACGAAAATTTCACATCCTCCAATAACATGTTTGACCTACTACAGAATGAACTACAATCCCATGCATCACATTTAACTGCTTGTTTAAAATCGGCTTTATGTACTGACAATTTCCTACAGAATTCACAAAACAATAcacattttcaaaacattaaTGAGTCAAcagttaaagaaaaatatttcaatgttttttcttctttttctgaaattcTTATGAGCTACTCTCACCAAAATATGT ACACACATACCGCAAAGAATAAgtatcttctttttcaattaacgGATCGTCTTCTAGATCCTGAATTTTTTTGCTCCCCATTTTTaaagctaaaaaaaaatgatttatgcTCTAAAATTGCTAACAAGTGGATAACTTTTTTACTTACATCTTCTG GTGGTGTTTGTCTTACAAAAGCTTCGCGGTATCAACTCCAGTCCGAAATCAATGAAGATAGAATGCAGTATGCTGAGCGTTGCcgagaagaaaacaatacaatAACTCGAGCTACCCGTTATTCTATATGTCATCatcatttgtttcatttcgtATTAACACAGCCGGGACGGTACTACCAACGCTCGACTTTTGTCGCCATT GATTCGTTATGGCGTCTCATTGAAATCCTAAGTGGAGTCACAGTTCGGCCTAGAGAAACGAACGACCactggaaaaataaaagtaaaaaaaaaaatgaattagaCCAACCGCCCTCAGACAACCAGAAAGCAGTGATG CTTAATGTAACGTTAGGACTAATGCTCCTTCGTAGCCTGCATACAATGACTGTTTCAATTGCGCGGAAAACTAAGCTAAATTTATGTACACCTCCATTACCTTTAAACCCAAATCTTATAGACACATACCCTGGAGTCTATTATGCACATATTCGTTTGTTTGATGAGTTGAGCTTTGCTCTTAAGCATTGTgatttacagaaaaatgacTTCTGTAATACAACTCTTCCGTCCTGTGGGGGTTATAATATTTACGCGTCTGGATGGGAATCTG GTTGTTATCCTTCCAGTGAGACGTGTCTTTTAGCGTCACAACTTGAATCAATATATGCTATCTTTACTGAAGTATTGGAAGGTATCGATGCAAATACTGTAAGTGAATCCATCTCTCCTTTAGGCTCACAAGGACGACTTAACTTTTTTGACAAACACTCAAATGACGTTTCGTTAAACATAGATGATTATCTAACtcagaaaaaaagtaattttcttaaaaaagatAATGGATCATGGTGGTttgataattttgaatatttagaaGATTCAAAAAAAACAGCTATTACTAAATGCGGAAGCGTTGAAACATCAACAGCAGCATCATTAcgcaatgaaatttttgaatcgCCTATTATAAGCTTACAGTCATCAAATATAACGTGTGGCACATTATTTTCCTCAAATGATGTTATCGAAAGAAGAACTCATGAAACTTTTctgagaaagaaaaagtataattgggttttgttttatacaaaaatcaaaagtTTTCGAAAGACACGTATTCGCGTCATACGTGACACCATTCATAGGAAGCTGATAAGTCActcataa